In Lolium rigidum isolate FL_2022 chromosome 3, APGP_CSIRO_Lrig_0.1, whole genome shotgun sequence, the genomic window GAACTCAAAGCAAGCCTCCTTCAGTCCATGGCAACCGTGCTGCTCAGCCAAAGCCAAACTAGTTGCCACCATGTTGGAGTCAATTTGGTTGCACAACTTATCTTCGCATATCAACTTCAGTCTCTCAATGTTGTACCTGTCCGCAGCTACAAGCAAATGACTAGCTGTCACCACATCTTCTTGTGTTGGATCTTCATCAGTTCCTTCACGGGTAGTCTCAGGCAGCGAGTCCGTATAGATGAAATGGAGCAAAGATTTGAACACGTCAGCTTCTATGTCGCTAATTTCAATAGGATGACCTGCCTTCCCCTTCATGGCACCAAAGAGCTCCGCCTTGAAGACGGATGACCGTGCAGCGAGCACTGTCCTGTGAGCGAAGAATGCCCAGTATTTGATTAGGTACACTTGCCTTTCAATCTGTCT contains:
- the LOC124696477 gene encoding BTB/POZ and MATH domain-containing protein 2-like, whose protein sequence is MATPRGTVSVPPTKAAADTHGPASPEPMKTKIERQVYLIKYWAFFAHRTVLAARSSVFKAELFGAMKGKAGHPIEISDIEADVFKSLLHFIYTDSLPETTREGTDEDPTQEDVVTASHLLVAADRYNIERLKLICEDKLCNQIDSNMVATSLALAEQHGCHGLKEACFEFLGSPSNLKAMIASDGYEHLKNSCPSALKELVARLLPVELIAAKDIIMGI